Proteins from one Zavarzinia compransoris genomic window:
- a CDS encoding phasin family protein translates to MATKKKTTATEDVAGEVLETVVESVETVEEVTAKAGEAVETALDNASNQFEKAIAWGREQVTEVTSKVEENAKKAVADVKENFSKAQDWSKSRYATLKATATDVAEFGKASATDVAASGKAAAEGLKAVGEAVAEAVKIATEENVETAKKLWGVKSFGEAVELQDKYTKTALDIYLAHTQKIAETTASAIRATIEPLHSRFAALAAEIEKRRVAA, encoded by the coding sequence ATGGCCACCAAGAAGAAGACCACCGCCACCGAAGACGTGGCCGGTGAAGTTCTGGAGACTGTTGTGGAATCTGTGGAAACCGTTGAAGAAGTCACCGCGAAGGCCGGCGAAGCCGTCGAGACCGCGCTGGACAATGCCTCGAACCAGTTCGAGAAGGCCATTGCCTGGGGTCGCGAGCAGGTGACGGAAGTGACCTCGAAGGTCGAAGAGAACGCCAAGAAGGCCGTTGCCGACGTGAAGGAAAACTTCAGCAAGGCGCAGGACTGGTCGAAGTCCCGCTACGCCACCCTGAAGGCGACCGCGACCGACGTGGCTGAATTCGGCAAGGCCTCGGCCACCGACGTCGCCGCCTCGGGCAAGGCCGCCGCGGAAGGCCTGAAGGCCGTCGGCGAAGCCGTCGCCGAAGCCGTGAAGATCGCGACCGAAGAGAACGTCGAAACCGCGAAGAAGCTCTGGGGTGTCAAGTCCTTCGGCGAAGCCGTCGAACTGCAGGACAAGTACACCAAGACCGCGCTCGACATCTATCTCGCCCACACCCAGAAGATCGCCGAGACCACCGCCTCGGCCATCCGCGCCACCATCGAGCCGCTGCACAGCCGCTTCGCCGCCCTCGCCGCCGAGATCGAGAAGCGCCGCGTCGCTGCCTGA
- a CDS encoding proteasome-type protease, which translates to MTYAVGLLLDAGIVFASDTRTNAGVDHVSTFKKMTVFEVPGERVIVLMGSGNLAITQSAVSQLHAWNQAAPKTAVAKSRANRAISRAGSMFEAARIVGAALREVHALDGEHLKAHGADFNAMFILGGQIGDEAPRLFQIYAAGNFIEAGKDTPYFQIGETKYGKPIIDRIVRPDTSLTVAAKCTLISFDSTMRSNVSVAMPLDVLIYERDSLKVGHYRRIPRNDPYMTAISEGWSKGILAAFEALPDPDWPVAPSESARKPARRRR; encoded by the coding sequence ATGACTTATGCCGTCGGCCTGCTTCTCGACGCCGGGATCGTCTTCGCTTCCGATACGCGCACCAATGCGGGTGTCGACCATGTTTCCACCTTCAAGAAGATGACGGTGTTCGAAGTCCCGGGCGAACGGGTGATCGTCCTCATGGGCTCGGGCAATCTCGCGATCACCCAATCGGCAGTCAGCCAGTTGCATGCCTGGAACCAGGCGGCGCCGAAGACGGCAGTGGCGAAATCCCGCGCCAACCGCGCCATCAGCCGGGCAGGCAGCATGTTCGAGGCCGCCCGCATCGTCGGCGCCGCCCTGCGCGAGGTCCATGCCCTGGACGGCGAGCACCTGAAGGCGCATGGCGCCGATTTCAACGCCATGTTCATCCTGGGCGGCCAGATCGGCGACGAGGCGCCGCGCCTGTTCCAGATCTATGCCGCCGGCAATTTCATCGAAGCGGGCAAGGACACGCCCTATTTCCAGATCGGCGAGACCAAATACGGCAAGCCGATCATCGACCGCATCGTGCGGCCCGACACCTCCCTGACCGTCGCCGCCAAATGCACCCTGATCTCCTTCGATTCCACCATGCGTTCCAATGTCTCGGTGGCCATGCCGCTGGATGTCCTGATCTATGAACGGGACAGCCTGAAGGTCGGGCATTATCGGCGCATCCCGCGCAACGATCCCTATATGACGGCGATCTCGGAAGGCTGGTCCAAGGGCATTCTCGCCGCCTTCGAAGCCCTGCCCGATCCCGACTGGCCGGTGGCACCGTCCGAGTCCGCGCGAAAGCCGGCGCGCCGGCGGCGCTGA
- a CDS encoding enoyl-CoA hydratase-related protein, with the protein MTYETLLVERRGGVAQITLNRPEVLNALNEPMYRELSRTFDDIAADPAVRAVLLTGAGRAFCSGADLARPRQTPEGGTLGDGVAETMHSLINPMVARIAALRKPVVAAVNGVVAGGGVGVALACDIVIAARSASFIQVFGPNLGIVPDIGCTWAVPRLVGRARALGLALLGERLPAEKAADWGLIWAAVDDDRLMAEAEAVADRLAAGPTTGFGLIKRALLASEGNDFESQLAFEAESQRIAFNTHDTMEGVAAFLQKRKPAFTGA; encoded by the coding sequence ATGACCTATGAAACGCTCCTGGTCGAGCGTCGGGGGGGAGTTGCGCAGATCACGCTCAATCGGCCGGAGGTGCTGAACGCCCTCAACGAGCCGATGTACCGTGAACTCTCCCGCACGTTCGACGATATTGCCGCCGATCCCGCCGTCCGTGCCGTGCTGCTGACCGGGGCCGGGCGGGCCTTCTGTTCCGGCGCCGACCTCGCCCGGCCGCGCCAGACGCCCGAGGGCGGCACCCTCGGCGACGGCGTCGCCGAGACCATGCACAGCCTGATCAACCCGATGGTCGCCCGCATCGCCGCGCTGAGGAAGCCGGTGGTCGCCGCCGTCAACGGCGTCGTCGCCGGCGGCGGCGTCGGGGTGGCGCTTGCCTGCGATATCGTGATCGCCGCCAGATCCGCCAGCTTCATCCAGGTCTTCGGGCCGAACCTCGGCATCGTGCCGGATATCGGCTGCACCTGGGCCGTGCCGCGCCTTGTCGGCCGGGCCCGGGCACTCGGCCTTGCCCTGCTCGGCGAGCGGCTGCCGGCGGAAAAGGCCGCCGACTGGGGCCTGATCTGGGCCGCCGTCGACGACGACCGGCTGATGGCCGAGGCCGAAGCCGTCGCCGACCGGCTGGCCGCCGGCCCGACCACCGGCTTCGGCCTGATCAAGCGCGCCCTGCTGGCCTCCGAAGGCAACGACTTCGAGAGCCAGCTCGCCTTCGAGGCGGAATCCCAGCGCATCGCCTTCAACACCCATGACACGATGGAGGGCGTCGCCGCCTTCCTGCAAAAGCGGAAACCCGCCTTTACCGGAGCCTGA
- a CDS encoding enoyl-CoA hydratase/isomerase codes for MSYAFEKITVDLDDGLMTLTLNQPAALNAVSKAMIREIAAALAIAEDPAQGARALLITGAGRGFCAGANLADPDGLSGDGVPDVGSVLEEFYNPVFKRLRDLRIPIVTAVNGPAAGVGMSFALIGDIVVAAKSASFLQAFAKIGLVPDGGSSWLLPRLVGRARALELALLAEKLPAEKALDWGLINRVVEDADLLPVATGIARKLAKGPTKAIGYIRKMMQASFENSYDQQLDLERQLQRAAGQTADFQEGVAAFLQKRPAQYSGK; via the coding sequence ATGTCGTATGCGTTCGAGAAGATCACCGTCGACCTCGACGATGGCTTGATGACCCTGACTCTGAACCAGCCGGCGGCGCTGAACGCCGTCTCCAAGGCGATGATCCGCGAAATCGCGGCGGCCCTTGCGATCGCCGAGGATCCGGCCCAGGGCGCCCGCGCCCTGCTGATCACCGGGGCCGGGCGCGGCTTCTGCGCCGGGGCCAACCTGGCCGATCCGGACGGCCTGTCCGGCGACGGCGTTCCGGATGTCGGCAGCGTGCTCGAGGAATTCTACAACCCGGTATTCAAGCGCCTCCGCGACCTGCGCATCCCGATCGTCACCGCGGTGAACGGCCCGGCCGCCGGCGTCGGCATGAGCTTCGCCCTGATCGGCGATATCGTCGTCGCGGCGAAATCCGCCAGCTTCCTTCAGGCCTTCGCCAAGATCGGGCTGGTGCCGGACGGCGGCTCGTCGTGGCTGCTGCCCCGCCTGGTCGGCCGCGCACGGGCGCTGGAACTTGCCCTGCTGGCGGAAAAGCTGCCGGCGGAAAAGGCGCTCGACTGGGGCCTGATCAACCGGGTGGTCGAGGATGCCGACCTCCTGCCGGTGGCGACCGGGATCGCGCGGAAACTGGCCAAGGGCCCGACCAAGGCGATCGGCTATATCCGCAAGATGATGCAGGCGAGCTTCGAGAACAGCTACGACCAGCAGCTGGACCTCGAACGCCAGTTGCAGCGCGCCGCCGGCCAGACCGCCGACTTCCAGGAAGGCGTCGCCGCCTTCCTCCAGAAGCGCCCGGCCCAATATAGCGGGAAATAA
- a CDS encoding aspartate aminotransferase family protein has protein sequence MTMINAYVPGTAAGDAAEQAMIARRQRLLGPAYRLFYAHPVHFVRGEGVFLFDAAGTPYLDVYNNVASVGHCRPEVVEAIARQAAILNTHTRYLHEGILDFAERFLAEFPAAIGHLMLTCSGSEANDLALRIARKHTGGQGVIVTRLAYHGVTAQLAELSPSLGPAVEPGPHVRLVPAPDGYRGTGEVGAAFAAGVQAAIDDFRAKGIRPAALLVDTIFSSDGVYADPPGFLAPAVAAIRAAGGVFIADEVQPGFGRTGDALWGFARHGVVPDMATVGKPMGNGHPVAGVVLRPEVVAAFGRDIRYFNTFGGNPVSVAAADAVLSVIQREGLRENARTVGAYLAAGLRRLGDRHPILGDIRGAGLFIGAELVLDRASKAPATAETARIVNGLRERRVLISATGPAANILKIRPPLVFSKANADLFLATLDEVLAAL, from the coding sequence ATGACCATGATCAACGCCTATGTGCCCGGCACCGCGGCCGGGGATGCCGCGGAACAGGCCATGATCGCGCGCCGCCAGCGCCTGCTGGGGCCGGCCTATCGCCTGTTCTATGCCCATCCGGTCCATTTCGTGCGGGGCGAGGGGGTCTTTCTGTTCGATGCGGCGGGCACGCCCTATCTCGACGTCTACAACAATGTCGCCTCGGTCGGCCATTGCCGGCCCGAGGTGGTGGAGGCGATCGCCCGGCAGGCCGCGATCCTCAACACCCATACCCGCTACCTGCACGAGGGCATCCTCGATTTCGCCGAGCGCTTCCTGGCCGAATTCCCGGCCGCGATCGGCCACCTGATGCTGACCTGCAGCGGCAGCGAGGCCAATGATCTGGCACTTCGCATCGCCCGCAAGCATACGGGCGGGCAGGGGGTGATCGTGACCCGGCTGGCCTATCACGGGGTGACCGCGCAACTGGCGGAACTGTCGCCGTCCCTCGGCCCCGCGGTCGAGCCCGGGCCCCATGTCCGCCTGGTGCCGGCCCCCGATGGCTATCGCGGCACGGGCGAGGTCGGCGCCGCCTTTGCCGCCGGCGTCCAGGCCGCGATCGACGACTTTAGGGCGAAGGGCATCAGGCCCGCCGCCCTGCTGGTCGATACGATTTTTTCCAGCGACGGCGTCTATGCCGATCCGCCGGGCTTCCTGGCCCCCGCGGTCGCGGCGATCCGGGCGGCGGGCGGCGTCTTCATCGCCGACGAGGTGCAGCCGGGATTCGGGCGTACGGGCGATGCCCTGTGGGGGTTCGCCCGCCACGGCGTGGTCCCGGACATGGCGACCGTGGGCAAGCCCATGGGCAATGGCCACCCGGTTGCCGGCGTCGTGCTGCGGCCCGAGGTGGTGGCCGCTTTCGGCCGCGACATCCGCTATTTCAACACCTTCGGCGGCAATCCGGTCTCGGTCGCGGCGGCGGATGCGGTGCTGTCCGTCATCCAGCGCGAGGGCCTGCGCGAGAATGCCCGGACGGTCGGCGCCTATCTCGCCGCCGGACTGCGGCGCCTGGGCGACCGCCACCCGATCCTCGGCGATATCCGGGGCGCCGGCCTGTTCATCGGGGCCGAACTGGTGCTCGACCGCGCGTCCAAGGCCCCGGCGACGGCGGAAACCGCCCGCATCGTCAACGGCCTGCGCGAGCGCCGGGTACTGATCAGCGCGACCGGGCCGGCGGCCAATATCCTGAAGATACGGCCGCCGCTGGTCTTCTCGAAGGCGAATGCGGACCTTTTCCTCGCCACCCTGGACGAGGTCCTGGCCGCGCTCTGA
- a CDS encoding phosphotransferase — MSDAVLTTPAPAVDPAEAAALLREHFGLAGEVTALAGERDRNFRLRTADGRAFVLKMAHPAEPAAVTNLQTAALIHIAARDRALPVPRVVPGLDGAVERVLPFADGRAMVVRLITYLDGEPLHSSTASPAQALALGRVLGRLDRALGDFAHGAAERDLLWDATRVTRMRRLLAYLPGEEERDLVARLIDRFEVEAAPVLDGLRRQLIHNDLNPHNVVVDPADHARIAGIIDFGDALAAPLVADLGTALAYQVEGGDDPLARVRPFVAGFAAECPLTAAEIAVLPHLILARMMLTVCVTHWRAGLAPDNRDYILRNNPGAWRGLRALAARPPAALAGDLRRALRD, encoded by the coding sequence ATGTCCGATGCCGTCCTGACCACGCCAGCACCCGCGGTCGACCCGGCCGAAGCCGCCGCCCTCCTGCGCGAGCATTTCGGCCTGGCGGGCGAGGTGACGGCGCTGGCCGGCGAGCGGGACCGCAATTTCCGCCTGCGCACGGCGGACGGCCGGGCCTTCGTCCTCAAGATGGCGCATCCGGCGGAACCGGCGGCGGTCACCAATCTCCAGACGGCGGCCCTGATCCATATCGCCGCGCGCGACCGCGCCCTGCCGGTGCCGCGCGTGGTGCCGGGCCTGGACGGTGCGGTCGAACGTGTCCTGCCCTTCGCCGACGGCCGCGCCATGGTGGTGCGCCTGATCACCTATCTCGACGGCGAGCCCCTGCACAGCAGCACGGCGTCCCCCGCCCAGGCCTTGGCGCTGGGCCGCGTCCTCGGCCGGCTGGACCGGGCGCTCGGCGATTTCGCCCATGGGGCGGCGGAACGCGACCTGCTCTGGGATGCCACCCGTGTCACCCGCATGCGCCGCCTCTTGGCCTATCTGCCGGGGGAGGAGGAGCGCGACCTCGTCGCCCGCCTGATCGACCGCTTCGAGGTGGAGGCGGCGCCCGTGCTCGACGGCCTGCGCCGGCAACTCATCCACAACGACCTCAACCCGCATAATGTCGTGGTCGATCCGGCCGATCATGCCCGCATCGCCGGCATCATCGATTTCGGCGATGCGCTGGCCGCGCCCCTGGTGGCCGACCTCGGCACCGCGCTCGCCTATCAGGTCGAGGGGGGCGACGATCCTTTGGCGCGGGTGCGGCCCTTCGTTGCCGGCTTTGCCGCCGAATGCCCGCTGACGGCGGCGGAAATCGCCGTCCTGCCCCACCTGATCCTGGCGCGCATGATGCTGACGGTCTGCGTCACCCATTGGCGGGCGGGGCTGGCGCCGGACAATCGCGATTACATCCTGCGCAACAATCCGGGCGCCTGGCGCGGGCTGCGCGCCCTGGCCGCCCGCCCGCCCGCCGCCCTGGCCGGCGACCTGCGCCGGGCCTTGAGGGATTGA
- a CDS encoding cytochrome-c peroxidase has product MRLYRKIMAGLASAATAFALAATVAGPGHGAPAADPAALARLGEQLFHDTNLSRNRTQACATCHMPDLGLADGREVEGTGRAVSLGDDGTSIGTRNAPTAGYALLSPAFALTAAGAYVGGQFLDGRAATLEDQAAGPPLNPLEMAMPDKAAVVARLRENKDYVAAFGALFGKTVLDDAETGYAAMTGAIAAFERTPAFAPFDSKYDRFLRGEAVLTPEEELGRVLFFSSQFTNCSQCHRLKPVGGQEGETFSNYQFHNIGVPANPALDAAQGKPVADQGLAANDAVTDKAAAAGRFKVPTLRNVAVTGPYMHNGVFKDLRTVILFYNKYNAKAARRQIDPETGAPWAPPEVAGNISLKELESGPALDDKRINALVAFLKTLTDRRYEALIPAE; this is encoded by the coding sequence ATGAGACTCTATCGCAAAATCATGGCCGGACTCGCCAGCGCGGCAACGGCCTTCGCCCTGGCGGCCACCGTTGCCGGGCCCGGCCATGGCGCCCCCGCTGCCGATCCGGCGGCCCTGGCCCGCCTGGGCGAACAATTGTTCCATGATACCAACCTGTCGCGGAACCGCACCCAGGCCTGCGCCACCTGCCATATGCCCGACCTCGGCCTCGCCGACGGCCGCGAGGTCGAGGGGACGGGAAGGGCGGTGTCGCTGGGCGACGACGGCACTTCGATCGGGACCCGCAATGCCCCGACCGCCGGCTATGCCCTGCTGTCTCCCGCCTTTGCCCTGACGGCGGCGGGGGCCTATGTCGGCGGCCAGTTCCTGGACGGGCGGGCGGCGACCCTCGAGGACCAGGCGGCGGGCCCGCCGCTCAACCCCCTCGAAATGGCGATGCCGGACAAGGCGGCGGTGGTCGCGCGGCTGCGCGAGAACAAGGATTATGTCGCCGCCTTCGGCGCCCTGTTCGGCAAAACCGTCCTCGACGATGCCGAGACCGGCTATGCCGCCATGACCGGGGCGATCGCCGCCTTCGAGCGGACGCCCGCCTTCGCCCCCTTCGATTCCAAATACGACCGTTTCCTGCGCGGCGAGGCGGTGCTGACGCCGGAGGAGGAATTGGGCCGGGTCCTGTTCTTCTCCAGCCAGTTCACCAATTGCAGCCAGTGCCACCGGCTGAAACCCGTGGGCGGGCAGGAGGGGGAGACCTTCTCCAACTACCAGTTCCACAATATCGGCGTGCCGGCCAATCCCGCCCTCGATGCCGCGCAGGGCAAGCCCGTGGCCGACCAGGGCCTGGCCGCCAACGACGCGGTGACCGACAAGGCGGCCGCGGCCGGCCGCTTCAAGGTGCCGACCTTGCGCAATGTCGCGGTCACCGGCCCCTATATGCACAACGGCGTGTTCAAGGACCTGCGCACGGTCATCCTCTTCTACAACAAGTACAACGCCAAGGCGGCGCGCCGGCAGATCGACCCGGAAACGGGCGCGCCCTGGGCGCCGCCGGAAGTGGCCGGCAATATCTCGCTGAAGGAACTGGAATCGGGGCCGGCCCTGGACGACAAGCGCATCAATGCCCTGGTCGCCTTCCTGAAGACCCTGACCGACCGGCGCTATGAGGCCCTGATCCCGGCGGAATAG